In Bogoriella caseilytica, the genomic window GTGCCAGTGTGATCGCCTATCTCACCGAAAGCGTGTGGGCACTGGTCGCCCAGCATCTCGTCACTGCCGTGGCAGGCGTGGTGCTGGTGGTTGCGGTCGCCCGGTGGTGGCCGGGACTCCCGTCTCGTGCCGGCCATGTCGGCTCACTCATGCGCTTCGGAGGCGGGGTGCTCGGGACACAAGCCGTCGCGTACGTCACCAAGAACGTGGACAACGTGGCGATCGGACTGGTGTGGGGCGCAGGACCACTGGGTCTGTACAGCCGGGCCTATCAGCTCCTCATGGCGCCGATCGTGCAACTCCTCGCCCCCATGACCCGAGTGGCACTGCCGGTACTGTCCCGGTTGCAGGACGAACGAGGCAGGTTCATGGCCTTCCTCCGTCGCGGTCAGCTGGTGGGGAGCTTGATCGCGGGGACCGTCTACGCCTTGGTGATCGGCCTGGCGCAACCGATCGTCCTGATCGTGTTCGGTACCGAGTGGGTGGACATCGCCCCCATCGTCCAGGCGCTCGCCTTCGGCGGGATCTTCCGAGCGCTGAACCAGGTTGCGTACTGGGCCTACCTGGGGCTAGGCCTGTCGGGACATCAGTTCCGCTTCTACCTGGCGACACAGCCGGTGATCGTGCTCTTCCTACTTGCCGGGTTGCCCTGGGGGCCACTCGGTGTGGCGATCGGGCATTCCATCGCCTACGCCCTCAACTGGTTCGCCGCCTTGTGGTGGTGCGGGCGTGTCACCGGATTGAACTTTGCCCCCCTCGTGCGGGACGGGCTTCGCAGCACCGTAACCGTGACTCTGCCGATTGCGGCGCTCGGACTGGGGGCGGTGGCGCTGATCGCCAACCCGTTCGGCGCGGTCGCCGTGGGTGTGCTCCTGGCTGCAGCGT contains:
- a CDS encoding lipopolysaccharide biosynthesis protein, translated to MSTADLGSRASRGASTTMLWQLLRIATQLAGIVLLARLLAPEAFGLIAMVLSLVGIGEILRDFGLTSAAVQARRLDAEQKSNLFWINAGIGGLLTVVVFLAAPAIARLYGHPELTDLARALSLTFVLNGISAQFRAELNRRMRFLALNVVDTLPAMAGLICASVIAYLTESVWALVAQHLVTAVAGVVLVVAVARWWPGLPSRAGHVGSLMRFGGGVLGTQAVAYVTKNVDNVAIGLVWGAGPLGLYSRAYQLLMAPIVQLLAPMTRVALPVLSRLQDERGRFMAFLRRGQLVGSLIAGTVYALVIGLAQPIVLIVFGTEWVDIAPIVQALAFGGIFRALNQVAYWAYLGLGLSGHQFRFYLATQPVIVLFLLAGLPWGPLGVAIGHSIAYALNWFAALWWCGRVTGLNFAPLVRDGLRSTVTVTLPIAALGLGAVALIANPFGAVAVGVLLAAAWLTLTYLCFPPTRTDIRHVFDVIKRVRQR